The Puntigrus tetrazona isolate hp1 chromosome 23, ASM1883169v1, whole genome shotgun sequence genome has a segment encoding these proteins:
- the si:dkey-126g1.9 gene encoding uncharacterized protein C1orf115, whose amino-acid sequence MKPKSLCISRLGLFEEGGYRRQVDTGAPEQNYDPPAENRPRDRRFSLLPERSPYEPLVEDDSQHKLKEEKKAKKKEKYKKYRKNVGKALRYSWKCLMLGLQNFTVGYSTPFSAAASIVPDFHPGGAWG is encoded by the exons ATGAAGCCCAAGTCCCTCTGCATCTCGCGGCTTGGCCTCTTCGAGGAAGGCGGATACAGGCGGCAGGTCGATACCGGCGCACCGGAGCAGAACTACGACCCTCCGGCGGAGAACAGGCCCCGAGATCGGCGCTTCTCTTTACTGCCAGAGAGATCTCCATACGAGCCTTTGGTGGAAGACGACAGCCAGCACAAACTAAAGGAGGAAAAGAaagccaaaaagaaagaaaagtataaaaaatacaggaag AACGTAGGAAAAGCCCTTCGCTACAGCTGGAAATGTCTGATGTTGGGTCTACAGAACTTCACTGTGGGATACTCCACCCCTTTTTCCGCCGCTGCTTCAATTGTCCCAGATTTCCATCCGGGAGGAGCCTGGGGTTGA
- the nemp1 gene encoding nuclear envelope integral membrane protein 1, producing MAGLMKSESGFGIETVRMKVILTAVLFLFHLSQTSGATRPVIEVKDGQEIKVQGPQHFCYNNSIIPGWRETWTRIQVRVWSTVKLKVTVVNDEQDLQELEHFSIWKLVQYFVREQTNETTVSVSIFNNKTCFRVDPSDSRTLYTVQPSHHFDIYLFLVFLAGLSLFFFADILSRSQVFYYSAGMSTGMIASLIILIFVIGRFLPKKSPFYVLLMGGWSFSLYVIQLVFRNLQIILKDHWHLAIGYAVVVGFISFAVCYRYGPLVDRRSINILSWTLQIFGLLLMYAGIQVQQVALSIMVAAFCSKNLEYPLTKVLVLYHKLRPKKLEPRRLLTEEEFQRQSEVETQKALEELRTYCSSPKFNTWKTVSRLQSPKRFADFVEGSPHLLSNEVSVHTQEYGLGGSFFEDELFSTDEENQEQEEDGGWETYDDLHDSTPHG from the exons ATGGCGGGATTAATGAAATCCGAAAGTGGCTTTGGAATCGAAaccgtcagaatgaaagttaTCTTGActgctgtgttgtttttatttcatttgtctCAAACGTCAG GTGCCACACGTCCTGTTATAGAAGTTAAAGATGGACAAGAAATCAAAGTACAAGGCCCACAACATTTTTGCTACAATAATTCTATCATACCTGGATGGAGGGAAACATGGACTAGAATACAG gtgagaGTGTGGAGCACTGTGAAGCTGAAGGTGACTGTGGTTAATGATGAGCAGGACCTGCAGGAACTTGAGCATTTCAGCATCTGGAAACTTGTGCAGTACTTTGTTCGTGAACAGACCAATGAGACCACCGTGAGCGTCAGTATTTTTAACAACAAGACTTGTTTTAGAGTGGACCCTTCAGATTCCCGAACACTTTATACAGTACAACCTAGTCACC aTTTTGACATCTacttgtttttggtttttctgGCTGGACTGTCGCTGTTCTTTTTTGCAGATATCCTGAGCAG AAGTCAAGTGTTCTACTACTCTGCTGGCATGAGCACTGGAATGATCGCCTccctcatcatcctcatctttGTTATTGGCCGTTTTCTACCCAAG AAAAGCCCATTCTACGTGCTGCTGATGGGTGGATGGTCTTTTTCTCTCTACGTCATCCAGCTGGTGTTTAGGAATCTCCAAATCATTCTGAAAGATCACTGGCATCTGGCTATCG GTTACGCCGTTGTGGTTGGGTTCATCAGTTTTGCAGTGTGTTACCGCTATGGCCCCCTGGTGGACAGGCGAAGTATCAACATCCTTTCCTGGACGCTGCAAATCTTCGGCCTTCTGCTGATGTACGCTGGCATTCAGGTCCAGCAAGTGGCTCTGTCTATCATGGTAGCTGCATTCTGCTCCAAGAACTTGGAGTACCCTTTAACTAAGGTCCTCGTGCTTTATCA CAAGCTGAGACCAAAGAAACTCGAGCCACGCCGTCTGCTGACAGAAGAGGAGTTTCAGAGACAGTCAGAGGTTGAGACTCAGAAAGCTCTGGAGGAGCTTAGAACATACTGCAGCAGTCCTAAGTTCAACACCTGGAAGACTGTCTCCAGGCTCCAGTCTCCTAAGAG GTTTGCAGACTTCGTCGAGGGTTCTCCGCATCTGCTGTCCAATGAGGTATCGGTTCATACACAGGAGTACGGGCTGGGTGGATCGTTCTTTGAGGATGAGCTGTTCTCCACTGATGAAGAAAATCAGGAGCAGGAGGAGGATGGCGGCTGGGAGACTTATGATGATCTCCACGACTCAACACCGCACGGGTGA